GAGATCTTcttgttgtttcttttcctcccccatAGTCTTAGGAAAAGTCCTGAGTGCAGTGGGCAGTGCACAGTTACTAATGTCACAGAAGTTCCAGCAATTCCATGGCCTCTGTGAACAAAACTTGGTGAGTCTGCGTCTGGTTCTTCCAGGTTTGAGAGGGGCATGTACCTGTTTCAACAGCACTACAGGAACATGGACAGATAAGAACAGGCTACTGTCAGTGTAGGCACAAGGCCAGTGTAGCCTGCCCACCAGGCCATGCTGGCTGAATGCTGGTTAAACAGGCAGCTGCACAGGGGGAGGCTGAGCACCTCAACTGGCTTCCCAGGAGGCAGTtcctgggctgtgctctgctcagGAGGGCACTGCTTGAAATTCCTTTTGATGCTTATGTGAGCACAGGGGAATCTTCTTGAACTGCTGCTTGGGGTGTGCTGAATACACCGAGTCCCTCTGTGGGTCTGCAGTCACTGGCTGCACTGCATCTGTCCTGGGAACCACCTCTTGGTACTTCCAAagggctttttttattttttgaggtGAACAACTGAGGGTTTGCCAAAGAGGGGGAATGTTTGAAAAGTCTTCTGTTCTTCTCACAGCATGCTTGCTTTGCATGTCGGATTATCTGGATGGTAAAAGTATCCCAACAGGATTGTCCCTCCTTGGGAAGCTGTGTCTGCCCTCAGGCTTTACTGTGGAATGGGTTTTGCAAACTTCCTCAGAGTTGAATTCCCCtttacttgcaaaaaaaaaacttcaagaaacttggtgggggggggtgggggtgaaGTGCTGAGATCTGCTTGCTGATCTGGCTGCTCACAGGTGAgatcagcagcagcaccaccagctgcCAGGCTTTCAGCAGAGCTTCGTGCTGAGGTCTCCTTTGTGCTAAGTTGCTCAGATCTGGTCCTGTGCTTTCCTGAGAAAACCCAGGCCTGTGATGGCAGTTCCCATGTCTCAGAACTGGGAATATTCTGCTCGTGGAAGAAATTTCAGCTACTTAGAATTTTTTCTGCAAGCCCAAGGAAGGCTGATGGTTTCAGATTGTTTTATGGGGGAATGTAACAAAGTCATTTTGCCCATGAAAGCTCTGTTGGCTTCTTGGGATTGCTGTACCCTGACATGTAAGTTCTCCAGGTGTCAGAGCTGTGCTTTGCATCATATTGGATCCATTTCCATTATTACCCAGCCTGAAATCAGGATCTCTGTAAGAATCCAGCTGTGAATCATGTGCTGGGGACCTTTGGTTGGAAATTACTGCTGTGGGATTAGCTCTAGCTGGGGAAGCTTTGGGGGAATGGGAGCTCTTGCTTTCTGCTCCAGAGAGTGTCTTTTGCAGGACCCTTCTTCAAGCTCCTACAGGAGAAGTTCAGTCAGGATCTTTGCTTCCTGATCTTTGCAAAAATAGTTTTTACTGTAAATGATGGCTTTGTGTTTCTGCATACTTGGGGCTGGGGTCTCCTGTGGGTTCTTGATGTCTCCGTTGGCAGATACAAGGGGTGAATATGTGAGCTGTGCAGACTGCTCTGCCTCTCAGAAGGGAATATTCTTTCTGAaaggtttgttggggttttttatgctTTCCCTTCTAGAACCCTAATGCCAATCCCAGACCCACAGCCCAGGACCTAGCTGGGTTTTGGGATCTCCTGCAGTTGTCCATTGAAGACATCAGCATGAAGTTTGATGAGCTGTACCACCTGAAAGCTAATAGCTGGCAGCTGGCAGAGACACCGGAGCGAAAGGTGAGTGTGGGGCAGTTGGGAGTGGCCAGAGCCCCTCGCAGACATTTGGGGGATCTGAGGTCTATTCCTGTCTGCAAATGGAAGACCTCTAGGGCTTGTGCACTTGTGCAATGCAGCTTCAAAGCCTTGGAATGCACCAAAGAGCATTCCTCGTGAGTAACAGTGGGAACAACCTTGTGCTGGGGGAAAAAGTGTAACAatggagagagagcagagcagtgagtGGTGGTGAACACCTAGAGCAGTGGTTGCAGGGGCCTCTAGTGTTGCAAACATTGCATGAATAGGTTTTAACTATTCCTGGTGTCTATAAACAACACCTACTAGAACCTTTTGAAAATGCAGCCCAGGTCGTGTCCCTGacatgagggtaggaaggacCATGGCTCTGAGCAGGGCAGCATGTTAAAGTTTCCCAGTTCCAGGTGGAGTTCAGTTTTCATGCTGCTTGTGCCACGCTCTGACCTATAGATGGGCCACAGTCTGGAAACTCTAGTCCACTTCCCTGAAGGACACCTCTGTGCCACGAGATGCAAAATGGCACTTTTCTAGGAATGAGGGAAGCTGATTTTGCTGCGAGCCTGCTCAAGAACTGGTCCTTCTTCTTTCACCCGACCCTGCATCTCCTTGCTTAGTTCCCTGTGCCGTAAGAGCACCAGGACAGCGAGCTCCTGTAGGTGCGTTTTTACtttatgtttggggttttcctTACTGTCTCCctaaaggaagagaagaaaccaCCCCCTCCAGTGCCAAAGAAGCCAGCCAAGTCCAAATCCCAGCTGAACCGGGACAAAGCCTCCGATTCCGACAAGCAGCGCCAGGAAGCCCGCAAGCGCCTCATGGCGGCCAAGAGAGCCGCCTCGGTGCGGCAGAACTCGGCCACCGAGAGCGCCGACAGCATCGAGATCTACGTCCCCGAGGCACAGACCCGCCTGTGAGCCAGGGAGGAACCGCGTGGGTTTTATAAGTCAttaaaaaggaggggaaaaaaaaaaaaaaaaggttctctCGAAACGAGTGTGATTTATTCAGTCTAGAGACCATGAGCCATCCTGCAAAAAGGGCTCCTGAGTTGGcttttttctctcagctttaagtaatgaagatttaaaaaaaaaaaagaaaagaaaaaaaaaaaaaaagacccccCTGGTTTTCTCACTGGCTGTGGTGTTGGATGGACTGAGCAGACTCCTGGAAACTCCAGCCCCTCAACTTGGAACTTCAGTCTTTTTACTTGTTCTATCTGATGAGAATTATTAGCTTGTTTACAAGAAGAGGACAAGAAAACATGAAGCCTTGAGCACTTGCCATGCTgtgttcttcctcctcctcagttctgttcttccttctcatccttttttttcccctctgtctgCTCCCTTTGTTCCACCTTTTGCATGGCTTTGGTTACTGTGTTAGGAATAACATCTCTTCCACAGAGCTCCCGAGGAGAACACCCGTTCAGCGTGTCCTGCTGTTGCACTCTGCTAGCAAGCAGCCTTTCttgggggctttttgttttccttttgatggGGAtgttggggtgggggggaggtgggtgggcagggagagggcGGTGGGTTTGTGTTCCTCTGTTCTAATGAAGGATGACAGGGTCTGTGGAATGTCAGGCAGAGTCGTCGAAATGCAGCCCAGAAGGAAATGTGCAATAAACTGGCAAAGGGGGAAGGGGCAGTGTTTGGCTGATCCCGGGGGCTGTGCCCTGCTCCGGGCACAGGAGAGGAGCTGAAGGACCACAGAACAAATACAGGCACCAGCCACACATTCTTcactttgatttttctcctttacaacatattttgggttttttttttgttgagaaaGAAGCTGCTACACTGGGGGGACCTGTTTCACAGtgggctggagaaggggagggctggggagtgCAACAGGGTGTTTCAGGGTGGGACGAGTGGGTTTTGTACAAAGAGGAAGGCACAGGTAGCTGGGTGGTAGGCTGCCTGCCtgtatgtatgtgtacataTGCACATATACACTTAGCAGTACCTGTACATTGAATTCATACACACGGATACATGCCCATGCACACAGTGCAGCTGGTGTACGAAAAGCACCCGGGTGAGAATGGGCAGATGTATAGcatatatttttacatgtaCTATATCTAGATGTGTGTAAAAGTGTGTGTAAAAATATATACCCTGTGTGTAATCAGATGactatattttccttttctccctgctctctgGGTAGAGGAAGgattgctaaatattttttagcCCCTTTTCCCCTTTGTAGGTCTCCTTTTCAGTCTGACTCCTTGAAGCCAGAACGGCCACCACTGAATTATTTGCCACCCCTTCAGAATAAGCATTTGGTTCCATCCTGAGTGAACttgctggggatttttttttttgtggttttttttttttttccttcacttgtTTGAACAAGTTGGGAGATTGTTTGCTACTTTcatgggggtgggggaagaatCCCAAAGAAGTTTCAGTGAGCGTGTTGGTGatccagaaagcaaaaaataaataaaagtgaaatCTGAATGATGTCTGGGTGACCATTGTATATCCAGCGTTGTCCATGCATGGGTGCTCTTGAGATTTCTGCCCACCTACTGTGAATTCTCAGCTGTGGAATTAGTTTCCTATCAAAGCTGGGCCATAGCGTAACTCCAGTTCATTACTGGTCTTCACTCTGTGGGTAGAGATGCTGACTTGTTGGGCTGCATTGTCAGGGTTTTGGGAAAGATGGTAAAGGTCCAGTTTTAGGGATCTCTAGCATTGAAATTGGACACAAGGGAAAGGTGGGCTTGGGGTTTggttcagttttggttttttcttgaATGGACTCCTCCCGAAGTggctgagcctgctgctgggCCATTGCTGGGGAAAGCTGTGGTTCCAGGGCCTGTGGGCTCATCTGGCTGGGAGGTGAAACCATCTTCCTCAGTCCCCCGTGGGgcagcacctgggctgaggtGCCCGTTCCCCGCGGTGCCCCGGGCGCGGGCAGGACgggctgcagagccccaggctCCCAGCCCCGGGTGTgtgtcccagcctggctctggtgCCTGCCACCTCAGAGGGCAAATGGCAGCAAGGACAGCTGGCTGACCTACCTGGAAAATCCAAGCAATAAACAAATGCAGTCTGActgtgcagctgcctgggaacTCTCTCCCTCTTTGTTCATCAGTCCGTGATGGCGCAGGATGCCAGGGGTGCTGTGGAGCTGGGCCAGCCCTCCAGCACGATGGCCAAGGGGATCCAGTCACGTTCAACATCTGCATCAGTGACCTCCACGAGGGGACAGGGTGTcccctcagcaagttcactgatgcTACAAacctgggaggggtggctgatacaccagagggctgtgctgccatccagtgtgacctggacaggctggagagctgggcagggaggaacCTAATGGGGTTCAATGGAAGTTAAGTGTAGGGTTCTGAGCCTGTGGGGGAATAACCCCAAGCACCAGTACAAGTTAGGGGTGGACCTGGTGGAAAGCAGCTGTGGgggatcttggagtcctggtggcCAACAGGCTGGCCACGAGGCACGGTGTGCCCGGGCAGCCAGGGGCGGCAGGAGGAGCGCGCCCCGCGGGCTGAGCCCCGGCTGCCCTGCCCCGGGGGGGCCGCGCCTGGAGAACCGCGTCCAGTTCTGGTCCATGAGGGACAAGGAGCTGTTGGGAAGggcccagcacaggcacagcgGCTGAGGGGGCactgaggggctgagggggcactgaggggctgaggggcacTGAGGGGCactgaggggctgagggggcactgaggggctgaggggcacTGAGGGGGCACTGAGGGGCACTGAGGGGACACTGAGGcgctgaggggctgaggggcactgaggggctgaggggcacTGAGGGGGCACTGAGGGGCactgaggggctgagggggcactgaggggctgaggggcactgaggggctgaggggcacTGAGGGGACACTGAGGCGCTGAGGGGCACTGAGGGGGCactgaggggctgaggggcacTGAGGGGCGCTGAGGGGCTGAGCAGCCGCCCGtgagagaggctgggagagcgGGGGGCTCAGCCTGGGGGGCCG
This sequence is a window from Apus apus isolate bApuApu2 chromosome 15, bApuApu2.pri.cur, whole genome shotgun sequence. Protein-coding genes within it:
- the DLGAP4 gene encoding disks large-associated protein 4 isoform X7, whose amino-acid sequence is MSSKQDTDSDTQEPNNSTCKSSERSLAECPQHNNSVGVDAPTRQPAKPSQIKRNISYGENNDPALEPSSLPPPDPWLETSSSTSPSEPTQPGACRRDGYWFLKLLQAETERLEGWCRQMDQETKENNLSEEVLGKVLSAVGSAQLLMSQKFQQFHGLCEQNLNPNANPRPTAQDLAGFWDLLQLSIEDISMKFDELYHLKANSWQLAETPERKEEKKPPPPVPKKPAKSKSQLNRDKASDSDKQRQEARKRLMAAKRAASVRQNSATESADSIEIYVPEAQTRL